TGGCGTCAGCAAGCCTGCCAAAATTGACAGTAAAGTTGTCTTTCCTGATCCGGATGGTCCCATTAATAGTTGAATATCACCAGGAGAGACTTCTAAATCAATTCCTTTAAGGACTTGAAAGCAATCGCGTCCCGATTTGAAAGCCATCTCAACACCTTTTGTCAAGATTGCTTTTGTTTTACGTTGGTTCGTTGGTTTTATTGATGTGGGATCAACCAGGGTACGGCTTGTTATAGACACAATAGGCTTACTTCAAGAATTGTTCAGAACTGAGACTACTTCAATGTATTCAGTTTTAAGGATCTTAATAGTATTAGACGCTGCTCGCCACAAAAAAGATTCTACTAATAGGAACAAATTTAGGAGTGAGCAGCGAGGGTGAGGAGTGAGTGTTGAGTTTTGTTCGCGAAGAAAGTGCCGGAGGCATTTATTAAAAGAATTTTGCATTTTGAGTGCTGAGTTACGAAAATTCTTCAATTCAAAACTCAAAATTCAAAACCAATCACTCACCCCTCTCAACAATAACGTTTACGTCAAAGATAGACGGGTAATACTCCTTCATGATTACGGCTGTTCCCACTGTGGGAGTTGTTTGTCCAAAGTTACATTAAACATAACTACATAAAAGTTTATGTAAGGGTAAATGACCCTACTTAAACAGCTCGGTAAAGGAAACCACGATGTTTGAATACTTTACAGATAAAGCCATCAAGGTAATCATGCTATCCCAGGAAGAAACACGTCGCCTGGGACACAACTTGGTAGGAACCGAGCAGATTCTTTTAGGCTTGATTGGAGAAGGTACGGGAGTAGCAGCAAAAGTGCTGACCGAGCTGGGAGTATCCCTCCAAGATGCACGCACAGAAGTAGAAAAAATTATCGGTAGGGGAGATCGATTTGTCCCTACTGAACTTCCTTTCACTCCCAAAGTCAAGCGTGTTTTTGAGCAAGCCCTAGCTGAAGCTCGGCAACTCGGAAACAACTATATTGATACAGAACACATTTTGTTAGGATTACTCCGCGAAGGCGACGGAGTAGCAGCGAAAGTCCTCAGTAATTTGGGTATTCACCCAGAGCAAATTCGCACCGCAGTTATCAAAAAACATGGAGAGGTAGCGGCAGTTTCTGTCGGTAGTACTGAACGTCGCAGCGGTCGGACTGCAAGTAAAACAGCAATTTTAGACGAATTTAGCACTAACTTAACAAAGCTTGCTGCAGAAGGTAAGCTTGATCCTGTTGTTGGACGCGAGAAAGAAATTGAACGCGCGATTCAGATTCTTGGACGTCGCACGAAGAATAACCCCGTGTTAATCGGTGAACCTGGTGTTGGGAAAACTGCGATCGCCGAAGGACTCGCCCAACGGATTGTTGCCCAAAACGTTCCTGATATCTTAGAAGATCGCCAAGTCGTCAGCTTAGATATGGGCTTACTAATTGCTGGTACGCGCTTTAGAGGTGACTTTGAGGAACGCATCAAAGCCATCATGGATGAAATTCGCGCTGCGGGTAATATTATCTTAGTGATTGACGAAATTCACACTTTGATTGGTACTGGTGGTGTTGAAGGTGGTATGGATGCAGCAAACATCCTCAAGCCAGCACTAGCCCGTGGTGAACTGCAGTGTCTTGGTGCAACTACTTTAGACGAATACCGCAAGCACATCGAACGCGATGCAGCACTTGAGCGTCGTTTCCAGCCGATTATGGTTGGCGAACCTTCGGTAGATGAAACGATTGAGATTCTGCACGGTTTACGTGGTACTTACGAACAATATCACCGCGTTAAGATTACTGATGTTGCGCTACAAGCCGCTGCGAAGCTATCAGATCGTTATATTAGCGATCGCTTCTTACCTGATAAAGCCATCGACTTGATTGATGAAGCTGGTTCGCGTGTCCGCTTAAGACACTCCCAAGTATCTGCAACTAGTGAACTCAAGCGCGAATTAGTACAAGTATCGCGCGATAAAGAAGCCGCCGTTAGAGCACAAGACTTTGATAAAGCCGGACAACTACGCGATCGCGAGTTAGAACTCGAAACCCAAATCAAAGCGATTTCTGAAAATCATAACAAAGACGTCAACACTCCTGCTGTTGATGAAGAGGACATCGCACAAATCGTTGCTTCGTGGACTGGTGTACCTGTCAATAAGCTGACCGAAACCGAATCTGAGTTGCTGTTGCACTTAGAAGACACCCTACATCAGCGGATTATCGGTCAACAAGAAGCTGTCACCGCAGTTTCAAGAGCAATTCGCCGTGCGAGAGTTGGCTTGAAGAATCCCGATCGCCCGATTGCTAGCTTTATCTTCTCAGGTCCTACCGGAGTTGGTAAAACCGAATTAACCAAGGCGCTTGCTTCCTATTTCTTTGGTTCAGAAGAAGCGATGATTCGCCTCGATATGTCCGAGTTTATGGAACGCCACACAGTTTCCAAACTGATTGGTTCACCTCCAGGATACGTTGGCTACGACGAAGGCGGACAACTCACAGAAGCAGTACGTCGCAGACCTTACACCGTAGTGCTATTCGACGAAATCGAGAAAGCACACCCTGATGTCTTCAACATGATGTTGCAAATCATGGACGATGGTCGCTTGACTGATGCCAAAGGTCGTACAGTAGACTTCAAAAACACGCTACTGATCATGACTTCCAACATTGGTTCGCGAGTGATCGAAAAAGGTGGTGGTGGTATCGGTTTCGAGATTGCTAACAGTCAAAGTGAGTCTAGCTACAATCGCATTCGCAATCTTGTGAATGAAGACCTCAAACAACACTTCCGTCCTGAGTTCCTCAACCGCGTAGATGACATTATTGTCTTCCGTCAGTTGACTAAACCAGAAATTACACAAATCGCTGACATCCTATTAGGTGAAGTTTCCACCCGCTTGGTAGAACAAGGAATTGAACTCAATGTAACCGCTAAGTTCAAAGATCGCGTAGTTCAAGAAGGTTACAACCCCAGCTACGGTGCAAGACCATTACGTCGCGCAATTATGCGACTGCTTGAAGATAGCCTAGCTGAAGCAATGCTAGCAGGTTCAATCAAAATCGGAGACACAGCCATTGTTGATGTTGACGATCGCGGTGAAGTGAAGATAGAAAAAGCAGCCAACAAAGAGTTACTACTATCTTCCGTCAGCTAATCACCTAGCTTATCCCAAACCCCTAGCAATCACGCTGGGGGATTTTTTTTATCTGACAGTTGCGATCCCCGCCAACTTTCCCAATCACCTTTGTGCTCTTTGTGCCTTTGTGGTTCGTTAAAGTAAAGAATATTCCGGTTACGTTAATCATGACCCTGCTACTATGAGCAAACGAGATCTCAAGTCTGGGAAATTTGTGACTGATTCTGAGCCAGTGATCAGTAAGCCAATCAGCATTCGTCTTCCACCAAGTTTAGAAGCCGAACTACGAGCCGTTGCGGGCGATGCGGTTGCGCCTTGGATTCGAGAAGCGATCGCGGAAAAATTGGCAAGAGACAAACATTAGCGGACTAGTGCACCCACGTCTACGTGGTAAAATTATGATCGCAAACGCCCAGCAATTTTCTAGAATCATTTAGTGCAGATTTGAAGCGTTATACCGATGCAATGAACAGTATAACGACTCGAATTAATGGTGTCATTGCGACAAGTAATCAAGACAGCCAAGAAACAAATTCTCGACTTGCTGCGATTCAAAGACAAGTGAGTGCGATCGCGCAACACTTAGGTGTTAACTAATTTGCTTGACAAGAAAAAGCGCCCCCGTGAAAGAGCGCTCATTAAGCAATCATAGAAGACAAACTTTTAAGACAATTTAGCTGTTAATTGCAGGTGCAGTCATTGCAACTGGTACTGCTTCTCCTGTAGCTAAATCAAGTGGGAAATTATGTGCATTGCGTTCGTGCATCACTTCCATACCCAAGTTGGCGCGATTCAACACATCAGCCCAAGTACTAATCACACGTCCTTGCGAGTCCAGAACCGACTGATTGAAGTTGAAACCGTTCAAGTTAAACGCCATAGTACTGATACCCAGAGCAGTAAACCAGATACCAACTACGGGCCAAGCTGCAAGGAAAAAGTGAAGCGTACGACTGTTTGCTGTGGTTCCTAAGATAACCTCGTTTGTGCGTCCAACTAGGCGACCAAAGTAGCCGTGAGCAGCAACGATATTGTAAGTCTCTTCTTCTTGCCCAAACTTGTAGCCGTAACTTTGAGACTCAATTTCAGTCGTTTCGCGTACCAGAGTTGAGGTGACGAGTGAGCCGTGCATTGCACTAAACAGCGCACCACCGAATACACCTGCTACTCCCAGTTGATGGAAAGGGTGCATCAAGATGTTGTGTTCTGCTTGAAACACCAACATGAAATTGAAAGTACCACTGATCCCTAAAGGCATTCCATCCGAGAAACTTCCTTGACCGATAGGGTAAATCAAGAATACTGCGGTAGCAGCGGCGACAGGTGCAGAGTAAGCAACAGCAATCCACGGACGCATCCCTAGACGGTAGCTGAGTTCCCACTCGCGTCCCATGTAGCAGAATACGCCAATGAGAAAGTGGAAAATCACCAGTTGGTAAGGACCACCGTTATACAGCCACTCATCTAAACTTGCAGCTTCCCAAATTGGATAAAAATGCAAGCCGATCGCATTCGAGGACGGTACAACTGCACCAGAAATAATATTGTTGCCATACAACAGCGAACCTGCAACAGGCTCTCGAATTCCGTCAATATCAACGGGTGGCGCAGCAATAAAAGCAATGATGAAACAGGTGGTTGCAGCAAGTAATGTTGGAATCATGAGAACACCAAACCAGCCTACATAAAGGCGATTATCGGTGCTAGTGACCCAATTGCAGAACTGCTCCCACAGATTCGCGTCGCGTCTCTGTAGAGTTGTGGTCATGATGTTGGATGATGACGTTAAAGTGGAGAGTCAGTTCTCTATTTTAATTAATTAACTGACCTGTTAGTTAATATGCCGCAATAAACTTTTTTTGTCAACACCTAAGTGTGTTTTAGCGATCAAAAAGTCTCAAAGCTTTGACGGAAAAGCATTTCAGCACCTATGATCGAACAGGATGATACGTTAATGGTGTAAAAAAGTCGTAGTGGTCACTAAAGCAGGAAAAGCAGCCAAACAGGTTCGAGATGCAGAGGCGACGAGAACAGCAATCCTCGATGCAGCTGAAGCAGAATTTGCACAGTACGGTTTAAATGCGGCGAAGACGGAAGAGATTGCTGCGAAGACAGGCGTTACTAAGGCGATGATTTACTACTACTTCAAAAGTAAAGAAGATCTCTATGTCGCTGTGTTGGAGCGGATATTTTTTGGTAGGTACATGGATTCGATTCAACCAGAGGAACTCGAACAGTTATCGCCTGAAGAAGCACTAGAAAAGCTCATCCGGCGACAAATCGCTACTGACTTTCATCATCCGCATCTCAACCCGATTCAGATTCATGAAGCGTTGCAAAATCAAGGCAAGTATTACAAACACGTTCTCAGTAGCGATCGCGCACAGCAAGTCTTTGGTATTGTTACAAAAATTCTAGAACGCGGAATGGCAGAAGGATGTTTCCGCAAACTTCATCCACAGCATACTGTGATGAATATCTTGGGAGCTTGTAATTTCTACTTTACTGCCTACGAGAACTTTAAGTATCTTTGGCAAGAAGCACCCTTACTAAGTCCAGAAATGGTAGAAGAACACTCTCAAGAAGTTGTGAATCTAATTCTTGCTGGTGTCAGAAATACAAAAGATAAATAGCTATAAGTATGATATTTTTTTTAGCTGCTTATCAACTTTATAAATAAACTTATCATCATTTTTAATACGTAGCGCTCGCTTTCTGTAAGGATACTCAATTCTTGAATTTATTAATAAACTCTAATTACGAAAATTACTACTGACAATTGCTGTTTTGAAGATGCGATCGCCTCTAACAAAGTTAAAACGAAAAATTCGGGTATCTCCCCTGAAACTTCTCCGGTTTACCCTACCTCTAAAAGCATGGTAGCTCGGCATTATAGAGATGTGCAGCAAATATGATTAAACAAAGCTAAGAGTAAAAGAGAGAGTTTAAATATGACACTGATTCGTTGGCAACCTTTCCAAGAAATTGAAACACTACGTCGTCAAATGGATCAAGTTTTTGAAGAATTAGCAGGCAATAACCAACAGCCAGAAACATTTTGGAAGCCTGCAGTAGAGTTAAAAGATACTGAAGATAGCTTAATACTTCGGGCTGAAATTCCTGGAGTAGAAGGTAAAGATTTAGACGTTCAGGTAACAAGAGAAGCAGTAGCAATTCGCGGTGAATATCGTCGCGAACAGCAAGCTCAAGAACGCGGACTTTTCCGCAGTGAATTCCGTTATGGTAAGTTCCAGCGTGTTGTTGGTTTACCTGTTGCTGTTCAGAACGACCAAGTACAAGCTGACTTCAAGAACGGTATTTTGACCTTAACACTACCTAAAGTAACAGAAGCTCGTCGTAAAGTTGTTAAAGTCAACATTGCAGATACTTCCGCTGCTACTCCTGCAATTGCTAGCGAGCAATCTGATAATAACAATCATGTAGACACAACTGAGGCTGAACCTGCATCAGTTTGGTAGTAGCTTAGCGAATGAATTCGCTGCTAGACAAACAAAGTCCACCTTTGTGGACTTTTATTTTAGTGTGCGAAGCCACACTTCTTTTGGGTAGCCCTCCGACTGAAGTCGAGGGCTTTGGTTATTTGGGGTTTGTCTGCGATCTGTATGCTAGAGAGCGATAATTTGCTAAAGCGTGCTTTTACAATAGAGCTTTGACATCTACCCCATGGTATGAAAGTAAACCATCATAACCAAATGAAATTGTCTCAGTTGCGGATCTTAGTTGCTGTTGCAGAATGCGAGAATTTTAGTGAAGCAGCTTTGCAGTTGGAGATGTCACAATCAGCCGTTAGCCATGCGATCGCGACTTTAGAAGATCATTTAGGTGTCATCTTATTTTCGCGAGGTCGTCATGGTGCGCGTTTGACCCCAGTAGGTAAAAGAATTGTTGAACACGCCCGCGTTATTGTCAATTGTGCCGAGGAAATCACTAAAGAAGCCGAGTCAGCGAAGGGATTAAAAGGCGGACAAGTACGCATTGCTTCATTTCGCAGTGTTGCTACGCATATTTTGCCACAAGCGATCGCCGAGTTTCATCGCCATTTTCCATCGATTGCAGTTCATCTTAACGAACACGATAGCTGTGATGATGTAGAACATGCACTACGCGAAGGACGATCTGATATAGGGTTTACGCTACTACCTGCGGGTGAAAGCTTGGAAACATGGGAGCTATTGAATGATGAGTACATAGCTTTATTACCACCAAATTTCAAGTCTCAATCAAAATTAACTTGGGAGGAGTTGATTAATTATCCCTTGATAATGCATCCACTCGAAGACACCATGATGCAGCCAGTTGATGCTCATGTTCGAGCTTGCGGTTATAAATTGCAACCAGCTTACGAAGTCGAAACCGATGCTGCTATTGTAAGTTTAGTTGCGCAAGGTCTAGGTGCGACAATATTACCACGTCTAGCTGCGCAACCTATTCCAGCAAATGTGCAAATATTTAGTTTGCCAGTTCCCCTCAAACGAGTTATTGGTATTGCTGTTTTAGCAGATGCACTGCAAACACCTGCGGTTTATGCTTTTTTGGATACGATTAAACATAAATCCTTAATGGAGAATTTGTGACAAGAATTTTAACTTCACGCGCAAAGCCTACTTCATGAGTCGTGCATACCATAGTCATTTCATGAGCGGGCGATCGCGTCACTGATAGAACTTCCTAAACCACTTTGAGATTGTGTACTGATTTTGGTTCTTCAATGAGCATAACGTTGAGTTGCATTGCCAAAGCAAGAAAGAATGGGCAACGTATAAGTAGATACTTTTTTTAAATCTAGAATGATTAGCAGCGACAAACATTAAACGAATTAAAAACTCGATTGTGCAATTGCCCAAGGGAGTAGTTGCAAGAACCAAGCTTGTTTAGTCAAATGCCCAATGAAGTACAGAAACGAGATCGTTAAAGTTAAACGAGTCGTTGCAGAAACATGATGAGTGGTTAAGCAAAACCGCTGGGAACTACAACCTCGAATTGCGATTGTGCGTGCTTTACCAGGATTGGGCGATCTTTTGTGTGCCATTCCAGCATGGCGATCGCTCCGTGCAGCACTACCGCAAGCAAAAATTACTTTAATTGGTCTACCGTGGGCAAAAACTTTTGTTTCGCGTTTTAGCCAATATATTGATGAATTGTGGGAGTTTCCTGGTTATCCTGGAATTCCTGAAGTGTCACCGCAAATTACAGATTTACCAAAGTTCTTTACTCGCGTACAGCAACAAGGCTTTGATCTGGCGTTGCAGATGCACGGAAACGGTAACATTATCAACTCGTTCACTGTTTTATTAGGTGCGCAGGCGAATGCTGGATTTTACCTACCAGGACAGTATTGTCCCGATCCCGAACGCTTTTTACCTTATCCTGCTAGTGAACCGGAAGTGTGGCGACACCTACGCCTGATGGAGTTTTTAGGAATTCCCTTGCAAGGAACTGATTTGGAGTTTCCTTTAACTGAAGAGGATTTTGTTGCATTCAAGGCAATTCCTGAAGTTAAACATCTGACACGCAAAGAATATGTATGCATTCATCCTGGTGCGAGTGTAGCAGAACGACGCTGGTCAACAAAGAAGTTTGCTATCGTTGCTGATTTTCTTGTCAGACGCGGCTTGCAAGTTGTTTTAACAGGGACTACAGCCGAAATTGAAGTCACCCAAGCAGTGCGATCGCAAATGCAATATGGCGATTGTGTGATTGATTTGGCAGGACATACTAGTTTAGGTGCGATCGCCGCACTATTGAGTCAAGCAAAATTATTAGTCTGCAACGATACAGGAGTATCGCATCTCGCCGCCGCACTCAAAGTAAAAAGTGTGGTGATTTTTAGTGCTTCTGATCCTCATCGTTGGGCACCTTTAGATCGCGATCGCCACCGAATTCTGAGTACTTACTCGCATGTTTCTTGTGAAGAAGCCAGTCATCAAAAATGTTTGCGGGAAGATTGCACAATTGCGACTATCACTAAAAATTCAAATCAACGTTTGATTCCTCCAGAAGCAGTCATTACTGAAGTAGAAAATTTGTTGTCAGAGGTAACTTATGTCTGATAACTGGCAATTACAACGAGTTTTAGTCATTCAACTAGACTCAGTATCGATTGAGTTAGCATTACAAAAATTGCGTCAGTTACTTCCTGCTGCATCAATCACTTTAATGACAACTGCAAGTCAACCACCAGAATTATTTTGGATTGACGATGTTCTGATTTACAAGGAGCCAGTATTTGATAATCCTGAGCAAGAACTTAAGTTAATTGAACAACTAACGCAACGTCACTTTGACGCAGCAATTATTTTTACCACTACTCAATCACCTTATCCAATAGCTTATATGTGCTATTTGGCAGGCATTCCAATCCGTGTAGGGCGATCGCCAGAATTTGGTGGTAGCGTGCTTTCACATTGGGTGAAGTCACATTCAGATACGGATTTAGCAGATCAACAATCTTTCCTGCATCTAATATCAAGTCCGGCTAATTAATTCTAAATTAGTTTTTTTTAATCTTATACCTATGCAACCGTTACGTATTTTAACTTGGCACGTCCACGGTAACTATCTCTACTATTTGACACAAAAAAGTTGCCATCAGTTTTATCTCCCAATTAAACCTGATCGACCTGAAGGTTATGGCGGACGTCTCCCTGGATTTGCTTGGTCTGATAATGTCTGTGATGTTCCTGCACAAGAAGTTAGGAATCTCCAATTTGACTGTATTTTGTTTCAGTCACAAAAGAATTATCTAGAAGATCAATACGAGATTTTATCACCAACCCAGCGCCAACTGCCTCGGCTTTATCTCGAACACGATCCGCCGCAAGATCACCCGACAGATACCCGCCATATCGTAGACGATCCTGAAGTACTACTAATTCATGTAACTGCGTTTAATCAGTTGATGTGGGATAGTAGGCGTACTCCGACTTGTGTCATCGAGCACGGCGTTATTGTGCCGGATGACGTGCAATATAGTGGCGAACTCGAACGCGGGTTAGTGATTGTTAATAATCTGGCATCGCGAGGACGTCGCCTGGGTGCAGATATTTTTGAGCGTGTCCGCGCTGTAGTTCCTTTAGATTTAATCGGGATGAATTCTGAAGACATAGGCGGTTTAGGTGAAATAGGACACGAAGAATTACCTCAATTTGCGGCACGTTATCGTTTTTTATTTAATCCAATTCGCTATACCAGCTTAGGGCTTGCGGTGTGTGAAGCAATGAGTATTGGTTTACCCATTATTGGATTAGCAACCACAGAAATGGTCACAGTTGTAGAAAACGGATCTGGCTATGTCAACACTGATGTCACCAAGTTAATAGAAACCATGCACGAACTACTGCAACATCTTAGTAAGGCGCAATCGCTCAGTCACGGTGCCAGAATAGCAGCGCGATCGCGATTTAATATCACCCGTTTTACTCAAGATTGGAACGCAGCTTTTGCCACCTCGCAGCAACTAGCGTTTAACAAACTCGATTTAGCCCCTCATCCTTAACCTCTATGAAACGTATTGCCCTTATTAGCGAACACGCCTCACCACTGGGTACGTTTGGTGGTGCAGATAGTGGTGGTCAAAATGTTTACGTCGGTCAAGTCGCGAAGCATTTAGCTGCATTAGGGTACGAAGTTGATATCTTTACCCGCAGAGATTGCCCAAAGTTACCCGAAATTATTTCTTGGAATGGCGTACGTATTATCCACGTTCCTGCAGGTACGCCAAAATACATCTGTAAAGAAGAACTTCTTCCTTGTATGGAAGAATTTACAGCGTATGTACTGAACTTTTTTCAATCCACGCACTATGACTTGATTCATGCTAATTTTTGGATGTCAGCAATGGTTGCTACTGAGGTGAAGCGATCGCTTGGTATTCCCTTTGTCGTCACGTTTCATGCACTTGGGCGTGTCCGCCGCTTTTACCAAGGCAAAGCTGACGGTTTTCCTGATGCGCGGTTTGCGATTGAAGACCGCATTGTTGCTGAGGCAGACTTTATCATTGCAGAATGTCCTCAAGATCGAGAAGACTTGCTGTGTCTTTATCATGCCGATCCTGAAAAGATGACAACTATTCCCTGCGGCTTTGATCCCTCAGAGATTTACCCAATCGAGAAAACTGAGGCGCGGGCATTCTTAAGGCTTAATCCTACTGAACCACTGATTTTACAACTAGGAAGACTTGTACCGCGTAAAGGTGTTGATACGGCAATTTGTGGTTTTGCCAAATGGCTTCAGCAAGATCGCGTTTCAGCGCAACTCTTAATTGTGGGGGGTGAATCAGAAACACCTGATCCTAGCTTGACGCCTGAAATTGGTAGATTGAGAGCGATCGCTCGCAGACACAGTATTGAGGATCAGGTGAAATTTGTTGGTCGCAAGTGTCGCGACTTACTTAAGTATTATTACAGCGCAGCAGATGTCTTTATTACTACTCCTATTTATGAACCTTTTGGCATTACTCCTATAGAAGCAATGGCGTGTGGTACACCTGTGATTGGTTCGCGTGTTGGAGGTGTCAAGTTTACAGTTAAAGACGAGGAAACAGGGTATTTAGTACCTGCAAAAAATCCACAAGCGATCGCCGAAAAGCTCACAACTCTCTACACAAATCCACATCGCGATCGCATGAGTCAGCACGCTATACACCGCGCTCAAGAACACTTTACCTGGCAACAAGTAACGCGTGAGATTGCTGCACTTTATACAAAGATTATTCAGAAAGATAAGTTAGTAGCAAATATTACAACCTTTGCTGAAATTGACCAAAGCTTTATAGCAGCGATTGATGCATTCACGCGATCGCGTCAGCAATTAATTCCGGCAATTAGTCAAGCAGCACAGGCAATTTTTGATTGCGTCAATGCAGGTGGTAAGGTGCTTGTTTGCGGTAATGGTGGAAGCGCAGCAGATGCACAACATTTTGCTGCTGAATTAGTCGGGCGGTTTCGCACTCCTAATCGCGCTGGAGTACCGATATTAGCACTGACGGCAGATACAGCGTTTTTAACAGCATGGGCGAATGATGTTGGTTTTGAGTATGTGTTTTCACGACAGGTAGAAACTTTTGCTCAACCTGGAGATTTGTTATTGGGAATTAGTACGAGTGGGCGATCGCCAAATATGATTGCAGCTTTTGAAACTGCGCGATCGCAGCAACTACAGTGTGTTGCTTTGTTGGGTGGTAATGGAGGTGAGTTAATTAATCTAGCTGATATTGCGGTTGTTGTTCCTGCGTTTGACACACAACGCGTTCAAGAAGTGCAGATTTTTGTTTTGCATCTTTTGTGTGAGTTGGTGGAACACTATTTAGGATTGTCTGGTGGGAAGAAGATGGGGATGAACGAACCACAGAGGAGCCAGGCGAAAGGTGCGGAGGTGTCTTGCGTTGAGGAGCCACTCTCGTGCGGGGGTGGCGCTATCGTGGACTTCGTCGCCCCCCGTTGAGGGAAGTGGCGTACAACTGGCGTGCACAAAGAGTACAGAGAGAATAGAGATGCGAGCAGTGTTTCTTGATAAGGATGGTACGCTGATTGAGGATGTCCCTTACAATGTCGATCCGAAGAGGATTAAGTTTACAA
The DNA window shown above is from Gloeocapsopsis sp. IPPAS B-1203 and carries:
- a CDS encoding ATP-dependent Clp protease ATP-binding subunit, translating into MFEYFTDKAIKVIMLSQEETRRLGHNLVGTEQILLGLIGEGTGVAAKVLTELGVSLQDARTEVEKIIGRGDRFVPTELPFTPKVKRVFEQALAEARQLGNNYIDTEHILLGLLREGDGVAAKVLSNLGIHPEQIRTAVIKKHGEVAAVSVGSTERRSGRTASKTAILDEFSTNLTKLAAEGKLDPVVGREKEIERAIQILGRRTKNNPVLIGEPGVGKTAIAEGLAQRIVAQNVPDILEDRQVVSLDMGLLIAGTRFRGDFEERIKAIMDEIRAAGNIILVIDEIHTLIGTGGVEGGMDAANILKPALARGELQCLGATTLDEYRKHIERDAALERRFQPIMVGEPSVDETIEILHGLRGTYEQYHRVKITDVALQAAAKLSDRYISDRFLPDKAIDLIDEAGSRVRLRHSQVSATSELKRELVQVSRDKEAAVRAQDFDKAGQLRDRELELETQIKAISENHNKDVNTPAVDEEDIAQIVASWTGVPVNKLTETESELLLHLEDTLHQRIIGQQEAVTAVSRAIRRARVGLKNPDRPIASFIFSGPTGVGKTELTKALASYFFGSEEAMIRLDMSEFMERHTVSKLIGSPPGYVGYDEGGQLTEAVRRRPYTVVLFDEIEKAHPDVFNMMLQIMDDGRLTDAKGRTVDFKNTLLIMTSNIGSRVIEKGGGGIGFEIANSQSESSYNRIRNLVNEDLKQHFRPEFLNRVDDIIVFRQLTKPEITQIADILLGEVSTRLVEQGIELNVTAKFKDRVVQEGYNPSYGARPLRRAIMRLLEDSLAEAMLAGSIKIGDTAIVDVDDRGEVKIEKAANKELLLSSVS
- the psbA gene encoding photosystem II q(b) protein encodes the protein MTTTLQRRDANLWEQFCNWVTSTDNRLYVGWFGVLMIPTLLAATTCFIIAFIAAPPVDIDGIREPVAGSLLYGNNIISGAVVPSSNAIGLHFYPIWEAASLDEWLYNGGPYQLVIFHFLIGVFCYMGREWELSYRLGMRPWIAVAYSAPVAAATAVFLIYPIGQGSFSDGMPLGISGTFNFMLVFQAEHNILMHPFHQLGVAGVFGGALFSAMHGSLVTSTLVRETTEIESQSYGYKFGQEEETYNIVAAHGYFGRLVGRTNEVILGTTANSRTLHFFLAAWPVVGIWFTALGISTMAFNLNGFNFNQSVLDSQGRVISTWADVLNRANLGMEVMHERNAHNFPLDLATGEAVPVAMTAPAINS
- a CDS encoding TetR/AcrR family transcriptional regulator, which gives rise to MVTKAGKAAKQVRDAEATRTAILDAAEAEFAQYGLNAAKTEEIAAKTGVTKAMIYYYFKSKEDLYVAVLERIFFGRYMDSIQPEELEQLSPEEALEKLIRRQIATDFHHPHLNPIQIHEALQNQGKYYKHVLSSDRAQQVFGIVTKILERGMAEGCFRKLHPQHTVMNILGACNFYFTAYENFKYLWQEAPLLSPEMVEEHSQEVVNLILAGVRNTKDK
- a CDS encoding Hsp20/alpha crystallin family protein; this translates as MTLIRWQPFQEIETLRRQMDQVFEELAGNNQQPETFWKPAVELKDTEDSLILRAEIPGVEGKDLDVQVTREAVAIRGEYRREQQAQERGLFRSEFRYGKFQRVVGLPVAVQNDQVQADFKNGILTLTLPKVTEARRKVVKVNIADTSAATPAIASEQSDNNNHVDTTEAEPASVW
- a CDS encoding LysR family transcriptional regulator — protein: MKLSQLRILVAVAECENFSEAALQLEMSQSAVSHAIATLEDHLGVILFSRGRHGARLTPVGKRIVEHARVIVNCAEEITKEAESAKGLKGGQVRIASFRSVATHILPQAIAEFHRHFPSIAVHLNEHDSCDDVEHALREGRSDIGFTLLPAGESLETWELLNDEYIALLPPNFKSQSKLTWEELINYPLIMHPLEDTMMQPVDAHVRACGYKLQPAYEVETDAAIVSLVAQGLGATILPRLAAQPIPANVQIFSLPVPLKRVIGIAVLADALQTPAVYAFLDTIKHKSLMENL
- a CDS encoding glycosyltransferase family 9 protein, with protein sequence MVKQNRWELQPRIAIVRALPGLGDLLCAIPAWRSLRAALPQAKITLIGLPWAKTFVSRFSQYIDELWEFPGYPGIPEVSPQITDLPKFFTRVQQQGFDLALQMHGNGNIINSFTVLLGAQANAGFYLPGQYCPDPERFLPYPASEPEVWRHLRLMEFLGIPLQGTDLEFPLTEEDFVAFKAIPEVKHLTRKEYVCIHPGASVAERRWSTKKFAIVADFLVRRGLQVVLTGTTAEIEVTQAVRSQMQYGDCVIDLAGHTSLGAIAALLSQAKLLVCNDTGVSHLAAALKVKSVVIFSASDPHRWAPLDRDRHRILSTYSHVSCEEASHQKCLREDCTIATITKNSNQRLIPPEAVITEVENLLSEVTYV
- a CDS encoding glycosyltransferase, which encodes MQPLRILTWHVHGNYLYYLTQKSCHQFYLPIKPDRPEGYGGRLPGFAWSDNVCDVPAQEVRNLQFDCILFQSQKNYLEDQYEILSPTQRQLPRLYLEHDPPQDHPTDTRHIVDDPEVLLIHVTAFNQLMWDSRRTPTCVIEHGVIVPDDVQYSGELERGLVIVNNLASRGRRLGADIFERVRAVVPLDLIGMNSEDIGGLGEIGHEELPQFAARYRFLFNPIRYTSLGLAVCEAMSIGLPIIGLATTEMVTVVENGSGYVNTDVTKLIETMHELLQHLSKAQSLSHGARIAARSRFNITRFTQDWNAAFATSQQLAFNKLDLAPHP